The region ATCCGGGTAATCAACTATCGGCTGCTGCTGGTCACGGCGCTGGTGTTGGTGGTGTTGACGCCGGCCGCGTATTTTTGGCGCGGTTATCAGGTCCAGCGCAACTCGAGCGCGTTGCTGGCGCGGGCGCTGGCGGCGCGCGAGCGAAAACAATGGCCGCGCGCGATTGAGTGTTATCAGCGTTATTTGCAACTGCGCCCGCATGATCTCGATGCGCGCGCGGAGTATGCGAAGACAATCGATCAAGGTGCGCGCAACTCGGCCGACAAGCGGAATGCCTGGCGCCGGTATGCCCAGGTGATTGGCCTGGCGCCGGAGCGGATGGACCTACAGGCGCGTTACGCGCAGTTGTCGCTGGAATTGGGGGCGTTTGCGATCGCGGAATCGGCGGCGCAACGGGTGCTAGGAGTGGATTCCAAGAACGCGACCGCGCTCAAAGTGCTTGCGTCGAGTCAATACTATTTGGCGCAGTCGACCGGTCGGAGCGATCGGCTGGCGAGCATCGTGCCATTGTTCGAGTCAGCCTTGGCTCGGCAGCCGGAAGATGTGGAGTTGACGCTGCAATTGGCGGATGTCCTGCGACAAATGAAGGAGGCGGAGCGCGCCGACGCGCTAGTCGATCGCGTGGTGCAGGCATCGGGCGAATCGGTGGAGGCGCTGATGGCGCGCTACCACTATCGCCGCCAACATCACCTAGGGACGGCCGACTCGGATCTGGATCAAGCGTTGGCCAAGGCGCCTCAGGACGCCAAGGTGCTGCTAACGGCCGCCGATCGAGCGCTGCGCGCGGCGCGACTCGACGAGGCGCGCCGTTACAGCGATGAAGCCATCGCGGCAGCGCCGACTCAGGTGGAGAATTATTTGGCCGCCGGTCGGATTCGACTGGCGCAGGGACAACGCGACGAGGCGGTGGAGATTTGGCAGCGCGGCCTCAAGAAAGTTGGCGCGGACAACGTTTTTTTAAATCTGGAAGCGTCGCGCGTGCTTTTGGCAACGCATAAGCTGGATGACGCGGAACGACATCTGGGAGCGACAGAGCGCGCCTTGCGCGACTTGTCGCTGCAATTGCCGGAACAGCAGCGTGGCCGATTGACGCAACTGCAAGGCACGGTCGCCTATTTGTGGGGTGTGCTGGAAGCGGAGCAAGGCGACTTTCACCGCGCTGTGCCGCACTTGGAGCGCGCCTTGGTGGTGTTTCAGCCCACGCAGCGCGTGGGGGCGGAGATGATGCCGCGCTATCAAGCGCTGATGAAGTTGGGCGAGTGCTACGCCCATCTGGAAGAGTGGGATTTGGCGGCCGGAGTCTTTCAAGAGGCCGCGTCGCTCCAGCCCGACTCGGTGCAGGCGGCGCTGGCGGCTGGCGACATGTGGCAGCGGGCCGGTCGGTTTGACCTGGCCAGCGAACAGTACGACAAGGTCTTGCATCAGAAGGCGGCTTCGCCCGAGGACTGGGCGGTGTGGGCTTATAACAAACTGCGGCACGAGCTTTCGCTACCCGCCGAAGAGCGTAGCTTGCCCGAATGCGAGTCGGTGCTGTCGAAGGCGAAGGAGCAGGCGCCCGATTCGGTCCGCCTGGCGTTGTTGGAGGCGGAGTTTCGCGCGCTGCAAGAACGACATGAAGACGCCTTGGCGATTTGCGAAAAGCTTCGCGACGCGCATCCCGAATCGGTCGATCTGTGGCGGTTTTTGACGCTGGCCTACCAGCAATGGGGCTATCCGGCCAAGGCGCTGCAAGCGGTGGAGTCGCTCAAGAAGTTGTCGACTGTCAGCCGAGGAGACCAGACGCTCTTGGAGGCGGAGCTATTGTCGCTGCGCAAGGAATATGGCGCGGCGGAAAAGCTGCTACGCGAGGCGCTACCGGCATTTGAGGAAGGGGAGCGCAAACGCGGCAACTTGCGGCTGGCGACGGTGCTATTGGAGCAAGGCAAGCGGCGTGAAGCCATCGAGCTGCTCGAGCGATTGACGAATGAGTCGCCAGGCGACGTGGAATTGCAACGGCGCTTGGCCGAACTGGCTTGGGAGGCTGGCGACACCAAGTTATTGGGTCGCAGCGCAGCGCAACTCGAAAAACTGGAAGGCGCCAACGGCACCTGGTGGCGATTCTATCGCGCCGAGCAGTTGTTGGGCGAAGCGACGAGCGCCAGCTCGCCGGCCGGGCGTGAGGCCGCGCGCCTGACAGCCGACGTATCGACGCGCCGTCCGCGCTGGTCGCGGGCGGCAGTGCTGCGCGGCGATGTGGCCCGACTCGAGGGAAGAAACACGGAAGCGCTCGAGCAATACGCGCAGGCAGCGCAGTTGGGCGATCAGAGCCTGAAGGTCTTGGAGCGGCTGGTGACGGCGCTCTATGCGGAGAATCGCTTCGAGGAGGCG is a window of Pirellulales bacterium DNA encoding:
- a CDS encoding tetratricopeptide repeat protein, producing MIEPASPVASVFPPADHRPADAPIRVINYRLLLVTALVLVVLTPAAYFWRGYQVQRNSSALLARALAARERKQWPRAIECYQRYLQLRPHDLDARAEYAKTIDQGARNSADKRNAWRRYAQVIGLAPERMDLQARYAQLSLELGAFAIAESAAQRVLGVDSKNATALKVLASSQYYLAQSTGRSDRLASIVPLFESALARQPEDVELTLQLADVLRQMKEAERADALVDRVVQASGESVEALMARYHYRRQHHLGTADSDLDQALAKAPQDAKVLLTAADRALRAARLDEARRYSDEAIAAAPTQVENYLAAGRIRLAQGQRDEAVEIWQRGLKKVGADNVFLNLEASRVLLATHKLDDAERHLGATERALRDLSLQLPEQQRGRLTQLQGTVAYLWGVLEAEQGDFHRAVPHLERALVVFQPTQRVGAEMMPRYQALMKLGECYAHLEEWDLAAGVFQEAASLQPDSVQAALAAGDMWQRAGRFDLASEQYDKVLHQKAASPEDWAVWAYNKLRHELSLPAEERSLPECESVLSKAKEQAPDSVRLALLEAEFRALQERHEDALAICEKLRDAHPESVDLWRFLTLAYQQWGYPAKALQAVESLKKLSTVSRGDQTLLEAELLSLRKEYGAAEKLLREALPAFEEGERKRGNLRLATVLLEQGKRREAIELLERLTNESPGDVELQRRLAELAWEAGDTKLLGRSAAQLEKLEGANGTWWRFYRAEQLLGEATSASSPAGREAARLTADVSTRRPRWSRAAVLRGDVARLEGRNTEALEQYAQAAQLGDQSLKVLERLVTALYAENRFEEAQQHLASFDDPTLQSPELSVLAISLSMRQGETSQAIALAREAAARWPDDAMQQIWLGQVLALAKQNDEATAAFRAAIDRAPQDPRTWGAMLNYLLRDEKPDAARELLAEAARSEKLPRGERELLLAQGNQQLGNQQEAATHFALAAQAAPGRASIQLLAADYFLQRDGARAEQYLRAAMRGDASDSRPRMRLARLLFQRGGEQAWNEAMQLVSGVDATADERRLQVALYLSREGKDHRQNAIRILDQLTRDGSATAADRLTLGRLYEQDGRLEKAREQLLAAASPETADPAAVAGFVDLALRQNQADTATPYLERLQEKDPNSIRTLALRAKWLAQKGRAGEIVSTIGPVVDRQVAAAETAEAKARLLNDLGMVYSQSGLQADAERVLRQGREASPELYEPLAMWLASVGRVGEAVDLILEEVDLSNADELRAGALFAANLLASQQPTKEVSERIEPLLERALRVHANEVDLLYAIANLRYLQQREADAAALYRRVVQLAPSHALALNNLGMVLATDESRRAEARELVSQAINLAGREPQFLDSLGMILLYDGKETEAVEVLREAASGAKNDPRLLLHLAAAYQRSKSTREARDTLAAAMENKLAEAPLSPSEAKLLDELRQGLNQ